One region of Krasilnikovia cinnamomea genomic DNA includes:
- a CDS encoding endonuclease domain-containing protein — MCGQPTDLLVVDHDHETRAVRGCVCYPCNALEGRADADLPVIASYRARPAAEVFGSHERFAGNGASQRILRAVHAAARARRYRELRIRDVSSSLRRLAAIPWVIQDADATHRCLRLEATWRVVRQHTPQPDEELLDALVTALLLAHQLKATDGAQLDPEFLWLSIPHLCVGTPKGLGRGCPRAPLLDLVPRLPSPQFPESPHSSGPRLYRGKDRSEAGWTATRRAPARLTAILALL; from the coding sequence ATCTGCGGACAGCCCACCGACCTTCTGGTCGTCGACCATGACCACGAGACGAGGGCTGTCCGAGGCTGCGTCTGCTACCCCTGCAACGCGCTGGAAGGCCGCGCGGACGCGGACCTACCGGTGATCGCGTCGTATCGGGCGCGTCCGGCGGCCGAGGTCTTCGGATCCCACGAGCGCTTCGCTGGAAACGGCGCCTCGCAGCGCATTCTTCGCGCTGTACACGCCGCCGCCCGCGCACGGCGGTATCGCGAGCTGCGCATCCGCGACGTCAGCAGCAGCCTGCGCCGGCTGGCGGCAATCCCTTGGGTCATTCAGGACGCCGACGCCACCCACCGGTGTCTCCGACTGGAAGCCACGTGGCGAGTGGTCAGGCAGCACACTCCCCAACCCGATGAGGAGCTGCTCGACGCCCTCGTCACAGCCCTGCTCCTTGCCCACCAACTGAAGGCGACCGACGGCGCGCAGCTCGACCCGGAATTCCTGTGGCTTTCCATCCCTCACCTGTGCGTCGGCACCCCCAAGGGACTAGGGCGAGGATGTCCCCGCGCTCCACTTCTTGACCTAGTGCCACGACTGCCTTCGCCCCAGTTCCCCGAGTCGCCGCACTCTTCTGGTCCCCGTCTTTACCGCGGTAAAGACCGCTCCGAGGCTGGGTGGACTGCGACCAGAAGGGCCCCGGCTCGCCTCACGGCGATCCTGGCCCTTCTTTGA
- a CDS encoding conjugal transfer protein, which translates to MRRPPARQVPTFVAAPPPAAGRAPQPAPAETLDDWPVDGLRGSSRTQAATSRGVHGLLWTLLIGAVALGVLGLANLGSRRAAPAAAAPAVPLVAAAPPGGCAELLVSAWLAGDATTLGTLVSADVPRLPARQRAATRTYTVSAQADPASTAGWSYVIGADVVTLDKQGRSTGAGVQFFAVTLTRPAAGAAAGGTCAGWAAPTLPAQVAGLAPAGRQELAYGRALPVTGQPIPDTLNPFFTALLAGGPEIERYLAPGTTIAAVTPAPYTAVRVERLSALKDAEVGTGQTLPADGTRVQLLATVAAKVGDQPGEWRLTYPLTLAVRGGRWEITAIDTTPAVPTPTPSSSTRPAVIAPSARTGAPSAPASGTPGTPR; encoded by the coding sequence ATGCGCCGCCCCCCGGCCCGCCAGGTGCCGACCTTCGTCGCCGCACCACCACCCGCTGCCGGCCGCGCCCCGCAGCCGGCTCCGGCCGAGACCCTCGACGACTGGCCGGTCGACGGGCTGCGCGGCTCCAGCCGTACCCAGGCCGCCACCAGCCGCGGCGTGCACGGGCTGCTGTGGACGCTGCTGATCGGCGCGGTCGCGCTCGGCGTGCTCGGCCTGGCCAACCTCGGCAGCCGCCGCGCCGCGCCCGCTGCCGCCGCGCCCGCTGTCCCACTCGTGGCGGCCGCGCCGCCGGGCGGCTGCGCCGAACTGCTGGTCAGCGCCTGGCTGGCCGGGGACGCCACGACGCTGGGCACGCTGGTCAGCGCCGACGTGCCGCGGCTGCCGGCCCGGCAACGCGCCGCAACCCGCACCTACACCGTCAGCGCCCAGGCCGACCCGGCCAGCACGGCGGGCTGGTCGTACGTGATCGGCGCCGACGTGGTGACCCTCGACAAGCAGGGCCGCAGCACCGGCGCCGGCGTGCAGTTCTTCGCCGTCACCCTCACCCGGCCGGCCGCCGGGGCGGCCGCCGGCGGGACCTGCGCCGGATGGGCGGCGCCGACACTGCCCGCGCAGGTCGCCGGCCTGGCCCCCGCCGGCCGGCAGGAGCTGGCGTACGGGCGAGCACTGCCGGTGACCGGCCAGCCGATCCCGGACACCCTCAACCCGTTCTTCACGGCGCTGCTCGCCGGCGGCCCCGAGATCGAGCGGTACCTCGCCCCGGGCACCACCATCGCCGCGGTCACCCCGGCGCCGTACACGGCGGTCCGCGTCGAGCGGCTGTCCGCGCTCAAGGACGCCGAGGTGGGCACCGGCCAAACCCTGCCCGCCGACGGCACCCGGGTGCAGCTGCTGGCCACCGTCGCAGCGAAGGTCGGTGACCAGCCGGGGGAGTGGCGACTGACCTACCCCCTGACCCTCGCCGTCCGCGGCGGCCGGTGGGAGATCACCGCCATCGACACCACCCCGGCGGTCCCGACGCCGACCCCCAGTTCGTCGACGCGGCCCGCCGTCATCGCCCCGTCCGCCCGCACGGGCGCCCCATCCGCCCCGGCGTCGGGTACGCCGGGCACCCCCCGCTAA
- a CDS encoding ParB/RepB/Spo0J family partition protein, which produces MSEQPEQEQHAPASGLRARKENARARNKGGRGTREIPAPDHPRVLGQQLGTHVTATAVGAPVAGVRPLPAVASTTPVGGVLAQPVENVAPNPLNTRDFGRGSSKVVELATSVKECGQLQPVPVVTAAAFTKIFPEHANTIGSAQYVQVAGGRRRAAIVLAALPSIDVVVNDDHATSRLVFLKVTAAENIDRENLDPIEEARALEQMVTECGSARAVADELHKTEGWVSQRRALLRLAPEVQDAMRAEDQERRLPLREVRGWRKDWDEARQIEALHRWQRRNGLAEDDANGPQIPTQFTKAARPTPAAAAWRRLGGNPVAVAAKLREALPADELRQLAQELLREQVNEPG; this is translated from the coding sequence ATGTCCGAGCAGCCTGAACAGGAGCAGCACGCCCCCGCCTCGGGATTGCGCGCCCGTAAGGAAAACGCCCGGGCCAGGAACAAGGGCGGGCGCGGTACCCGCGAGATCCCCGCGCCAGATCACCCGCGCGTGCTCGGTCAGCAACTGGGCACCCACGTCACGGCCACCGCTGTTGGCGCACCAGTGGCCGGCGTTCGGCCGCTACCCGCAGTGGCGTCGACGACTCCGGTCGGTGGCGTGCTGGCGCAGCCGGTGGAGAACGTCGCACCCAACCCGTTGAACACCCGTGACTTCGGGCGTGGGTCAAGCAAGGTGGTGGAGCTGGCGACCTCCGTCAAGGAATGCGGGCAACTGCAGCCGGTCCCGGTCGTCACCGCGGCCGCGTTCACGAAGATCTTCCCCGAACACGCGAACACGATCGGCTCAGCCCAGTACGTGCAGGTGGCCGGCGGCCGCCGCCGTGCAGCGATCGTGCTGGCGGCCCTGCCGAGCATCGACGTGGTCGTCAACGACGACCACGCGACCTCCCGTCTGGTCTTCCTCAAGGTGACCGCGGCGGAGAACATCGACCGGGAGAATCTCGACCCGATCGAAGAGGCCCGCGCCCTGGAGCAGATGGTCACCGAATGCGGATCCGCCAGGGCCGTCGCCGACGAACTGCACAAGACCGAGGGCTGGGTGTCCCAGCGTCGGGCGCTGCTGCGCCTTGCGCCCGAGGTCCAGGACGCCATGCGGGCAGAGGACCAGGAGCGGCGGCTGCCGCTGCGCGAGGTGCGGGGGTGGCGCAAAGACTGGGACGAGGCACGGCAGATCGAGGCCCTGCACCGATGGCAGCGCCGCAACGGCCTCGCCGAAGATGACGCGAACGGTCCGCAGATTCCCACCCAGTTCACCAAGGCCGCTCGCCCCACTCCCGCGGCAGCCGCCTGGCGAAGGCTAGGCGGAAATCCCGTCGCGGTGGCGGCGAAGCTGCGTGAGGCACTGCCGGCGGACGAGCTTCGCCAGCTGGCCCAAGAACTTCTGCGCGAGCAGGTAAACGAGCCAGGGTAG
- a CDS encoding ParA family protein, producing MTHDDDDEPDLSDEVPGGRHSTPERDRGKGSWLAQYGLTPADLAGRIVSVASYKGGVGKTFLAYEVAYLLGAILLDLDWDDGNATVAWGYNEEERMRSPLLDALEAGRTPRPLAGGPWRPDLVPCSSLFSDSQPSAKEMAKAVGGWAAHWGRELGRPVVVDTHPGGVPSTLGAVAASHLILMPTVLGEREMAAAKKMLRELKSYPLLVVPNRIPLSPPERYITQLERAAGEAQVPIGPEIGEYRWLTTRARRMAVTATTPVPKKARTLVDELHKVGETVVSYVRAA from the coding sequence GTGACGCACGATGATGACGACGAACCAGACCTGTCCGACGAGGTTCCCGGTGGGCGACACAGCACGCCCGAGCGGGACCGCGGTAAGGGATCCTGGCTCGCCCAATACGGACTGACGCCCGCTGACCTCGCGGGTCGCATCGTGAGTGTCGCGTCGTACAAGGGTGGCGTCGGCAAGACCTTCCTCGCCTACGAGGTCGCGTACCTGCTCGGAGCCATCCTGCTCGACCTCGACTGGGACGACGGCAACGCCACCGTCGCCTGGGGCTACAACGAGGAAGAACGGATGCGTTCTCCCCTGCTCGACGCACTGGAGGCCGGGCGAACTCCCCGACCGCTGGCCGGCGGCCCGTGGCGCCCTGACCTCGTGCCGTGCTCCAGCCTCTTCAGCGACAGCCAGCCTTCGGCCAAGGAGATGGCGAAGGCCGTCGGGGGATGGGCCGCGCACTGGGGACGGGAACTTGGCCGCCCGGTCGTGGTCGACACCCACCCGGGCGGGGTGCCCTCCACGCTAGGCGCGGTGGCAGCGTCACACCTCATCCTGATGCCGACCGTCCTCGGCGAACGCGAGATGGCAGCGGCGAAGAAGATGCTGCGGGAGCTGAAGTCCTATCCGCTGCTGGTGGTGCCGAACCGGATCCCGCTGAGTCCCCCCGAGCGGTACATCACCCAACTCGAACGCGCCGCTGGCGAGGCGCAGGTGCCGATCGGACCCGAGATCGGCGAATACCGGTGGCTAACCACCAGGGCCCGGCGCATGGCAGTCACTGCCACGACGCCGGTGCCCAAGAAGGCCCGAACCTTGGTCGACGAGCTTCACAAAGTGGGGGAGACGGTGGTCAGCTATGTCCGAGCAGCCTGA
- a CDS encoding tyrosine-type recombinase/integrase, whose product MTTSRPPGQPAAEAAPHTTTAGVPGAESGLAAPLAPTVAPPPRPATPAPLGVVASATATGPDLSGPLAAATRQIARWAAGLPGLPADDGSRYSIRRLTVAWNLDAWGRSQHTAIAHRRDLSTYLDWCQLERLDPLTARPTDLSQFRVWRELHGTRGRSAAPSTVARALASVSSWYTHLIANTEGRIPRNPLTAISRPAVSAHTSRTVGLTLAEVDQLLAHADIEAEARQASWEATPSPRQQARHLAALRDRALLRLLADLGLRIGEALARDLDDLSYNAGQRTLRFVGKGSQQRERPLPAHTLEALDDYLAARAAATGCAVDALTGPLFATTSTDGTPGRLAEPNVFTWLRRLALTAGIPAAKRLSPHSLRHAFATGARQAGVPLEDVQDAMGHADPRTTRRYDRDRHNLDRDPAHILGASRASRRATQTRAADDEGGLA is encoded by the coding sequence CGCTCCTCCCCCGCGCCCAGCCACGCCCGCCCCGCTCGGCGTGGTGGCGTCCGCGACCGCCACGGGGCCGGACCTCTCCGGCCCACTCGCCGCGGCCACCCGGCAGATCGCCCGCTGGGCCGCTGGCCTGCCCGGCCTGCCCGCCGACGACGGCAGCCGCTACAGCATCCGCCGGCTCACCGTCGCCTGGAACCTCGACGCCTGGGGCCGCTCCCAGCACACCGCCATCGCGCACCGCCGCGACCTGAGCACCTACCTCGACTGGTGCCAACTCGAACGCCTCGACCCACTCACCGCCCGACCCACCGACCTGAGCCAGTTCCGGGTCTGGCGGGAACTGCACGGCACCCGCGGGCGAAGCGCCGCGCCCAGCACCGTCGCCCGAGCACTCGCCTCAGTGTCCAGCTGGTACACCCACCTGATCGCCAACACCGAGGGCCGCATCCCCCGCAACCCCCTCACCGCGATCAGCCGGCCCGCTGTCTCCGCGCACACCTCCCGCACCGTCGGGCTCACCCTCGCCGAGGTCGACCAGCTGCTCGCCCACGCCGACATCGAGGCTGAAGCGCGTCAAGCGAGCTGGGAGGCCACGCCGAGCCCGCGCCAGCAGGCGCGGCACCTGGCGGCGCTGCGCGACCGGGCGCTGCTGCGGCTGCTCGCCGACCTAGGGCTACGGATCGGCGAAGCCCTCGCCCGCGACCTCGACGACCTGAGCTACAACGCCGGACAACGCACCCTACGGTTCGTCGGCAAAGGCTCCCAGCAGAGGGAACGCCCACTGCCCGCACACACCCTGGAAGCCCTCGACGACTACCTCGCCGCCCGCGCCGCCGCCACCGGCTGCGCCGTCGACGCGCTGACCGGCCCGCTGTTCGCCACCACCAGCACCGACGGAACTCCCGGCAGGCTCGCCGAACCGAACGTGTTCACCTGGCTGCGCCGCCTCGCCCTGACTGCAGGCATTCCCGCCGCCAAGCGGCTCTCCCCGCACTCGTTACGACACGCCTTCGCCACCGGCGCCCGCCAGGCCGGCGTCCCCCTCGAGGACGTCCAGGACGCCATGGGCCACGCCGACCCCCGCACCACCCGCCGCTACGACCGGGACCGCCACAACCTCGACCGCGACCCCGCCCACATCCTCGGCGCCAGCCGGGCGTCGCGCCGTGCGACGCAGACGAGGGCCGCCGACGACGAGGGTGGCCTGGCGTGA